The Drosophila innubila isolate TH190305 chromosome 2R unlocalized genomic scaffold, UK_Dinn_1.0 1_C_2R, whole genome shotgun sequence DNA window GGTCCAATGATCGGCTCTCGAAAGTTGCACAGCCCGTCATTCAGAAACCAAAAGTGCTGAACAAactcattcccattcccattcccactcCCATTGCCAGTTCCACACCCCTTACCCTTTTTATGTCCATCTCTTGCTaatggcagcaacaaagcGACTGTAAATCATTTAGCAGCTATTTTGTTTGGCTTAGTGGCAAGCGTGGTCAAAAGGAGAACGCCGCACAAACATCTCAAAAATGTCACGCATGCGTAGTTGTTGGCATGCGCGTAATTGCAACCTGCCCCAAGCCGCATCGACTCCTTCTTCCAACTAGTGTGGGGAAATTTTATAGTACAAGTTAATAAGCACAAAGAAAACGGCAAACAGGAAACAATTAACTTGTTTAATGCGCAAAACAAGTgacaaaaacattaaaaaaaaaataaaccattattatttgaaaacatttttaaattgttattttcactGTTGCCAAATTATTACCAAAGGCTGCAACCCAGCATAATTTTTCGATCTGGCAACATGCACCACTTTGAGAATATtgccaaaaattttaacttataaatgttataccatttttagacaaattcttaattttaagctagcattttttaagatttttcatagtttttgttagaatttgaaagaattttttataaatatttttaaatcaaatttgtaacttctctccccTTGGAGCGACAAACaccaaaatttcattaaagaaTTTACCTTTATCTTATccaatttcgaatttaaatatttatcaaattattaaattattggaaagttatttcattttgcaatttgcattacctaaaatttaaaatcagcCACGCAGCGCCATCTGTGTCACATTTGCGTCAGACCTCGTTACTCCTTTTAAGCAATTCGCTCCTCACTTAACAGTATTACAATCTGGAAACAcgcgcaatttaaattaaatttaatttagtttctcaacaacaatttggctaaaaataaacaatttaatttttaattctgagctatataaaatacaggtgagttattttatttgtgctgGGATCTTATATAAATTTCGAGCAgtccaaaaaataacaacagtttaacaaaaattctgcaaaaatgtTGGCAAGAATTTTACCTATTTTGCATcgcaatttcagttttttatttatgctttccagccataaataactaatttttcCTCTTACAACTGGCAAAACTGGTTGTTATTTTGTGCGTTCAaattgctgcagcagctgctaagTGAAACATAGATGGCGCCAGCTAGCCTAGACACATCGCATTCAAACTGTGTTAGTTGTGCTCTGTACCACAGAAAGTGAAGCAACAAACCTTATGTTCAAAATATGCAAGCAGTTCAACAAGCAGTTGAAACTGATTTTATATCAACGCCTAAAGTTATGCAATGGCAGTTTAATCATATTAGCTGTTTGCCGCGCCATGGAGCGccatttgaattaaaaattaagttttcaggatgtgtttaattttcaaaaagattATAATCAataacacaatttatttaattaacaatataatttaatgttgGGTATTTGACGCGTAAATTAGTGACgcgaattttaatatatttttgcgaTGCATAACAACGCCACCTATTGGgttgtattttaaaactagAATGTGACGTCACATGCAATTCGACAATTTTAGTATGAGAATTCcaagtttttcaaataaaaatataagaagcaTGCAAAATTTCCTAAtttgaaaaagtatttaaactgcccttaattaagaaaaattagatGTAGCATAAATCAAGATTTCAAGCAATGactgcaatttttaaatgttgttgattTGAATTTAGGAAGAGGAATTTAGGCTAGTGCTAAAATGGAACTAAAATATACGATTTCTGCGACAGACCGGAACGCAAActctataaaatttataggaatttgttttgattttgtaagTCTTTGATTTCCTATCGCGTTGCAAACTCAAGTCACGTTCGCGATTTGCCATTTTCGACAGCTGACAATTTTtatcgtttttgtttttgttcttgttcttgtttttcGACTtatgtgcgtgtatgtgtgtttttgttttttggccaAGAGCTAAAACACTTTGATAGCAGCCGCAATTAAGAGCGTTAAATGCGTTGATCTTGTACGATATATTTAATGGATTAATGCAGTTTGAGTAAACACATTATGAATGTAGCTCACGATCACCTGACTGGATCCACAAATGGAGAGCTAGATCGAAGCATAATCTGAGACAAGTTTGGCACTTGGAACGGtgtgaattgaaattgagtGATTAGATGTTGGCCAGGAGGAGGTGAGGGCGTCCCACCTCTTTGACTTGGGCGGCAAGCGGCTAGCTAATTATggcaaatattattgaaacgtgttatttgtatatgttaGTAGAGTTTGCAATTTGATCGTCAATTATTTTACCTTGCCATCCGCTTTTATaggttgtttttattgcatttcaattgatttctaGTTggtaactaattaaaaatacacattGCGGCATTTGCTTATTTGCCATTTCTGTGTGTTTTGGcctaatgatatttttttttggtagcaGACAGCCGCCGTTGgcgtttattaattaatttgacaagttaatttatttggtcATTAAAGGTTATTCAAGCCAAAAAATGCCAgacaatttcaaataaagcACCCTTCGGCATGCCATGACAACCCTAGACAGCGCATTAGCCATGGCAACCAACAggtacagcaacaacaaatctaTTTTGGCCAACTTCCAACTCACAGGAGGAGCTTTTTTTccgtgcagcagcaacaaccaaaacACTAAACTTCATGTACGAAGCAGGCAGCGAGCAGATCAACTGCAATGGGGCAGTCATCGAGCTGCCCTCGCTGGAGGTGGTCAAAACAGGTAATTACTCTTACCCCACAGGTGACAGTGACAAGTAACAGTAACATGgagtatttgattttttattctaCTACTTCAATTAGCACCCAAAATGCCCACGGATGCAAACATCGACTGGCTGCTCCACATATATTTTACTCGCCGCGAATTCGAGAGATGCCGTCGGCTCATCGAACGTGAATTGAATCGTCATTTGAATGCGGAGTATCTGTACTTTGTCAAGGTGAGTGAAGGACGATTGAAGGCGTTGCGTTCTTTCAAATTGATTGCCCACTGATTGGTCGTTTTGGCGACTTGTCGATTTGCCTGTAATGTAATGTATCCAGGGTTTAATTGACCGCGAAGATGGCAACAACATTGAGGCGTTGCGTAACCTACAAAAAGCAGTCGAGCTTAATTCAAAGAATATCGAGACGTACAAGGAAATCGGACGCACACTGTAAGCTAATTAGTGATATCGATTTTTCTTGACACTTAACACtccttttctgtttttttttttatcggcAGCTATAGCATGGGTCGCTTTGGCCAGGCACTAAGCGTTTTTCGGGAGGCGGAGCAGCAGAGTCCCCGCAAGGATCATGAAATCTATCACTACCTGGGCGAGCTGCTGTACCGTGCGGCGGCCACACAACCGCAATTGGAAGTGGCCCGACAGCAGCAGACGGAGGCCAGAGGTTACTTCGAGCTGGCCGTGCAGACGGGCAAGAAACTGGAGAGCTATGTGCGCCTGGCCGAGCTGTATCGCAAGGACAAGGAGTACCAGAAGGCCATTGATGTCCTTGAGGCGTGTTTGCAGTGAGTTCCGCTCGTCTTAATGTGTGTATCTACCCCTCCAGTTATCCTTCATCTCACAGTCTGACACCCGAGAACGCTGAGGTACTTACCGAAATCAGCGTattgtatttgaaaatcaatgaGACCCAAAAAGCCTACGATCGCTTAGCGGAAGTCGTCAACATTGAGCGGAAGTGCACGCCCAAAGGCTTGTTGGCTCTAGGCGCCATTTTGCAGGTAAGCAATGAACTTAAGATGGCACTGAACTGAACCTTATCCACAGATATAATTCGCATTGACAGTCGCGCAACGATGTCGATGGAGCCCTGGGCAAGTACAGCCAAATCGCAGATGGCGAGCCGGAAATTGCCGAGCTTTGGAACAACATTGGTCTCTGCTTtttcaaaaagcaaaagtttatTGTGGTAACTGAAGTGAAAGTCAAGTTAAATACTTGTacatcttttttattcttgttgttgtatttacaGGCCGTTTCATCGCTGCGCAAATCCGTTTGGATATCGCCCCTCAACTACAATGCCCTCTACAATTTAAGCCTTATTTACATTGCCTGTAAGTAAACCACAGTCAATTCATCCACCATTTAGCCTGTATTTCCACTCAACCAAAACGTGCACCAATGATCGACTAAAGATATACCCATACTTCTGCTTTTTATCACTAATGAAAAGTAATTATAatcttattataatttattagattgtttaatttttcacagttaaatttttgttttaaatttaaatgtcaatGCTAATTAACTTTctttagaattatttaatttttttgtgattcATATAGGCACcagaaattataataatgattattttgttattacttgtaattaaaaaaattattcagttATACTAACGATAAGGGTAATCTATGCATGTAAAGTttcaaattattgttataGTCATTGCAGAAGTTacttttttagtaattttttaaaattcaaaaaaggtCTTTACTggctagaaatattttttattttgtccatATGACTTATAAAAAaggtcaaaataataatttgagtttgatttgtttatcCATCATGCTGTCAAGAATAAGTCCAAACAAGTCCATCATAAAAGCCTTGCTCAGTTTGTTAGGTACTTTTGCACAAAGTTATCATACCCTTTTtccacatatttttaaatgagcATCGCAAAATGGAATTTTGTAGAATTTGTTGCATGCTTAGTTTTAATTGCTGTACAGTACTAATATCGAGCTTTTCAATTACTGAGCGTTCACTGCTGTACAATTTATTAGCTGTAATACCAGAGCAGGGATTTCAAGTGCCTCCATAAAGCCACTTGTCTGTACGCagccaataaaatataaatatgccgGAATGTCGAAAGGCACATTAAAAAATGGGATAAATAGGCTGGACACAGgcttttcataaattttaaaataaaacaaaacacaaaatgaaaactgtTTTATTGGTTCAACCAATTCAaggacttttcattttatggcGCCCACGGACCCGCAGAGCTCTCTGAGGGGTCGCTTTGTTCAGGTTTATTGTTTAGCTTTCTAGAattcattgttgttttgtctttttttgtgtgcctgcattgtttgtgtgtgtggttgcgtgagttgttttctttttcgcACTCACTGtttactgtttttattttattttttccccTTTTATCCAAATCGCGAACTGACCTCCCAGCCGAACAATATGCAAGTGCGTTTCACACGCTGGCCGCGGCCATAAACCTGCGCAAGGACAATGCCGAATGTTATATGCTCCTTGGCTGTAAgtgaaatttagaaatattcaAGGGAAGCAGCTGTTAAGCCCCCTTTCCCTTTAccatttcccattttccttttcctttagTGTGTTTGCGAAAACTGGACGATACGGAAAATGCCTTTGTAGCGTTTGAGCGTGCCTGCAGTCTCGCCCAGGGGCAACAGGGGAGCATGCGGCACCCATTGGTATTCCTAAATTTCTCACTCTTCTGCTATGAGACCGG harbors:
- the LOC117783680 gene encoding Bardet-Biedl syndrome 4 protein homolog isoform X2, which gives rise to MYEAGSEQINCNGAVIELPSLEVVKTAPKMPTDANIDWLLHIYFTRREFERCRRLIERELNRHLNAEYLYFVKGLIDREDGNNIEALRNLQKAVELNSKNIETYKEIGRTLYSMGRFGQALSVFREAEQQSPRKDHEIYHYLGELLYRAAATQPQLEVARQQQTEARGYFELAVQTGKKLESYVRLAELYRKDKEYQKAIDVLEACLHLTPENAEVLTEISVLYLKINETQKAYDRLAEVVNIERKCTPKGLLALGAILQSRNDVDGALGKYSQIADGEPEIAELWNNIGLCFFKKQKFIVAVSSLRKSVWISPLNYNALYNLSLIYIALCLRKLDDTENAFVAFERACSLAQGQQGSMRHPLVFLNFSLFCYETGRLALATEQYNRFMAHAQDLLLPTEYKFQATKLKSLLRISSHSHGILSDDEEAPKKEAETEEQQEELPLEVNAVVSKN
- the LOC117783680 gene encoding Bardet-Biedl syndrome 4 protein homolog isoform X1; the protein is MYEAGSEQINCNGAVIELPSLEVVKTAPKMPTDANIDWLLHIYFTRREFERCRRLIERELNRHLNAEYLYFVKGLIDREDGNNIEALRNLQKAVELNSKNIETYKEIGRTLYSMGRFGQALSVFREAEQQSPRKDHEIYHYLGELLYRAAATQPQLEVARQQQTEARGYFELAVQTGKKLESYVRLAELYRKDKEYQKAIDVLEACLHLTPENAEVLTEISVLYLKINETQKAYDRLAEVVNIERKCTPKGLLALGAILQSRNDVDGALGKYSQIADGEPEIAELWNNIGLCFFKKQKFIVAVSSLRKSVWISPLNYNALYNLSLIYIASEQYASAFHTLAAAINLRKDNAECYMLLGLCLRKLDDTENAFVAFERACSLAQGQQGSMRHPLVFLNFSLFCYETGRLALATEQYNRFMAHAQDLLLPTEYKFQATKLKSLLRISSHSHGILSDDEEAPKKEAETEEQQEELPLEVNAVVSKN